A window of Thermococcus aggregans contains these coding sequences:
- a CDS encoding 2-oxoacid:ferredoxin oxidoreductase subunit beta — protein sequence MYLKPSYEIRDKYLRKDMLPTIFCPGCGIGAVLQYTLRAIDDLGLTQDEIVWVSGIGCSSRVPGYVNFDGLHTTHGRALAFATGIKMANPNLKIIAFMGDGDAAAIGGNHLIHAIRRNLDVTVILINNFTYGMTGGQVAPTTPKGLKGTTAPYGSFENPFDIAELAVAAGANYVARWSVFNYLQGINSIKKALQKRGFSLVEFLSPCPISFGRRNRLKTSPEIIRWYQKITVPISKAKNMSPEELEGKIVIGEFVDRDRPSLVEEYEAYKKRAKKMMGWEE from the coding sequence ATGTATCTAAAACCCAGCTATGAAATTAGGGACAAATACCTTAGGAAAGATATGCTCCCTACGATATTCTGCCCCGGATGTGGAATCGGGGCGGTCTTACAGTATACCCTTAGAGCCATTGATGATCTCGGCTTAACCCAAGACGAAATAGTGTGGGTAAGCGGTATAGGGTGCTCTTCGAGGGTTCCCGGTTACGTAAACTTTGATGGTCTTCACACGACACACGGGAGGGCATTGGCTTTTGCAACTGGAATCAAAATGGCAAACCCGAATCTCAAGATAATAGCTTTCATGGGCGACGGTGACGCTGCTGCTATAGGAGGGAACCATTTAATCCATGCCATAAGGAGAAACCTTGACGTCACAGTAATTCTCATCAACAACTTCACGTACGGGATGACTGGTGGCCAAGTTGCCCCGACAACACCCAAGGGGCTTAAGGGGACAACTGCCCCATACGGAAGCTTCGAAAATCCATTTGACATTGCTGAGTTGGCAGTTGCCGCTGGAGCAAACTACGTTGCAAGGTGGAGCGTCTTTAATTACCTCCAAGGCATAAACAGCATAAAGAAAGCTCTGCAGAAGAGGGGCTTCAGCCTGGTGGAGTTCTTGTCTCCTTGTCCGATAAGCTTTGGAAGAAGGAACCGGCTTAAAACTAGTCCCGAGATTATAAGATGGTACCAGAAGATTACCGTACCCATAAGCAAGGCCAAGAACATGTCTCCAGAAGAGCTTGAGGGCAAAATCGTCATTGGAGAATTTGTCGACCGGGATAGGCCGAGCTTAGTAGAAGAATACGAAGCATACAAGAAGAGGGCAAAGAAAATGATGGGGTGGGAAGAATGA
- a CDS encoding FecCD family ABC transporter permease, which produces MKKIAGLVILSAVLILLGIAIGPVEIPFRDILGAFSWGTLKRAFSNPDSLRGNSYIVLQIRLPRVILAYLVGVSLASAGTASQALFKNPLADPYIIGISGGAAVGASIAALYFPQYMGFFALLGALLAVVVVYRIAKVNGHIPVDTLLLAGIALGFFTNALTSYLIYVGRERIHNAIFWLMGTFNGADWGDVKLVLLPSILGVGVLLFSWRELNLLLLGEESIAMGLDINLYRKIVIGIISLLTSFAVATSGIIGFVGLISPHAMRMLFGPNHKRLLPASALFGGALMVFADILARILLKPAEVPVGIITALFGAPFFIYLLMKKKRGELFG; this is translated from the coding sequence ATGAAAAAAATAGCTGGGTTAGTAATATTGTCAGCAGTCCTTATCCTATTGGGAATAGCAATCGGCCCGGTGGAGATACCTTTCCGGGATATCTTAGGGGCTTTTAGTTGGGGTACTCTCAAAAGAGCGTTTTCAAATCCAGACTCGCTTAGAGGAAACAGCTATATTGTTCTTCAAATAAGGCTGCCTAGGGTTATACTAGCATATCTTGTAGGTGTAAGCCTAGCTTCAGCGGGGACAGCTTCGCAGGCGCTTTTCAAGAACCCGCTTGCAGACCCCTATATAATCGGGATAAGCGGAGGAGCAGCAGTTGGAGCTTCAATAGCAGCCTTATATTTCCCCCAATACATGGGTTTCTTTGCTTTGCTGGGGGCTCTTTTAGCAGTCGTTGTAGTGTACAGAATCGCAAAAGTTAACGGGCATATTCCGGTAGATACCTTGCTTTTAGCTGGGATTGCCTTAGGGTTTTTTACAAATGCTCTCACATCCTACCTCATCTACGTGGGAAGAGAAAGAATTCACAATGCAATATTCTGGCTAATGGGAACGTTCAATGGGGCAGATTGGGGAGACGTTAAGCTGGTTCTATTACCTTCTATTCTGGGTGTTGGCGTTCTGCTCTTCAGCTGGAGGGAGCTAAACTTGCTACTTTTGGGAGAGGAAAGCATCGCAATGGGGCTTGATATAAATCTTTACAGAAAAATTGTAATTGGCATTATCTCTCTTTTAACGTCTTTTGCCGTAGCCACCAGCGGAATAATAGGATTTGTGGGCTTGATAAGTCCTCATGCCATGCGAATGCTATTTGGACCTAATCATAAGAGGCTCTTACCAGCTTCGGCACTTTTTGGTGGAGCATTGATGGTTTTTGCTGATATCCTTGCCAGAATACTCCTTAAACCAGCGGAAGTTCCCGTAGGGATTATTACTGCTCTCTTTGGCGCTCCGTTTTTCATATACCTCCTCATGAAAAAGAAGAGGGGTGAGTTATTTGGATAA
- a CDS encoding 2-oxoacid:ferredoxin oxidoreductase subunit gamma, with product MRKEVLIGGFGGQGVILASVILGRAAAVYEGLHAVQTQAYGPESRGGASRAEVVISDEPIDYPKALAPDYAVLLSQQAYEKYLPLVKNGGLVIVEKDLVPKRNEELEKNFKVFAVPLTEIAEETTGLSLTMNILTLGLLVKLTGIVSEDSIEKAVLDSVPKGTENINLKALKKGFELGEKLLKGEI from the coding sequence ATGAGGAAAGAAGTCCTAATAGGTGGCTTTGGTGGTCAGGGTGTTATCTTAGCGAGCGTCATTCTTGGAAGGGCAGCAGCTGTTTACGAGGGCCTTCACGCGGTTCAGACTCAAGCCTATGGGCCGGAATCGAGAGGAGGAGCCAGCAGGGCTGAAGTTGTCATAAGTGATGAGCCCATAGACTATCCCAAGGCATTAGCTCCAGATTATGCAGTTTTGCTCTCCCAGCAGGCTTATGAGAAGTACCTCCCCCTCGTGAAAAATGGCGGTCTTGTTATAGTCGAAAAAGATTTAGTTCCTAAGAGGAACGAGGAGCTTGAGAAAAACTTCAAGGTTTTTGCAGTTCCTCTAACGGAGATAGCGGAAGAAACCACGGGGCTTAGCTTAACGATGAACATCCTAACTCTCGGGCTATTGGTTAAGCTTACAGGCATTGTGAGTGAGGATTCAATAGAAAAGGCTGTCCTTGATTCGGTTCCTAAAGGAACGGAGAACATAAACCTAAAAGCCCTTAAAAAGGGATTTGAACTCGGCGAAAAGCTCCTCAAGGGAGAGATTTGA
- the trm5b gene encoding tRNA (guanine(37)-N1)-methyltransferase Trm5b — protein MLGVKVPRRDAEKVRKKLIELGILATDLRVKHNGEFVIFPVKEKVEGFEIVEETFERAKRRPHSYREVVDIPSELRPLLPSSFDIIGDIAIIELPEELIPYGKNIGEAILKAHKHIKTVFAKRSKVSGEYRVRELIHLAGEKRTETIHRENGIRLKLDVAKVYFSPRLATERMRVFKKAKEGEVVFDMFAGVGPYSILLAKKVKTVFACDINPWAIKYLEENKKLNKVENIVPILGDVRKVAGQIKADRVIMNLPKFAHEFLKEAMISVKTGGVVHYYGFSHENNLFDEHLKKIKEVAKELGRDIKVLEKRKVRPYAPYQFNIAIDFVVF, from the coding sequence ATGCTAGGGGTCAAAGTTCCAAGAAGGGATGCTGAAAAAGTCAGAAAAAAGCTCATTGAACTTGGCATACTGGCTACTGATTTAAGGGTCAAGCACAATGGAGAATTCGTAATATTCCCGGTGAAAGAAAAAGTTGAAGGTTTTGAAATTGTTGAAGAGACCTTTGAAAGAGCCAAAAGACGGCCCCATAGTTATAGAGAAGTCGTTGATATTCCATCCGAACTCAGACCTCTTCTTCCATCGTCCTTTGATATAATAGGGGATATAGCCATAATAGAGCTCCCGGAGGAACTCATACCATATGGGAAGAACATCGGAGAAGCAATATTGAAAGCACACAAGCATATAAAAACCGTATTCGCCAAGAGAAGCAAAGTTTCAGGGGAATACAGAGTAAGGGAGCTCATTCACCTCGCTGGTGAAAAAAGAACAGAGACAATCCACAGAGAAAATGGAATAAGGCTAAAACTCGATGTTGCGAAGGTTTACTTTTCACCAAGGCTGGCAACTGAAAGAATGAGAGTTTTCAAGAAAGCTAAAGAAGGAGAGGTTGTTTTTGACATGTTTGCTGGGGTTGGGCCATATTCAATCCTCTTGGCAAAGAAAGTGAAGACAGTCTTTGCATGCGACATAAATCCGTGGGCTATAAAATACTTAGAAGAAAATAAGAAGCTGAACAAAGTTGAAAACATTGTCCCGATTCTCGGAGATGTGAGGAAAGTAGCTGGCCAAATAAAGGCAGACAGAGTGATAATGAACCTCCCAAAGTTTGCCCACGAATTCCTAAAGGAAGCAATGATAAGCGTTAAAACGGGGGGAGTTGTCCACTACTACGGATTTTCGCACGAAAACAACCTCTTTGATGAGCACCTGAAAAAGATAAAGGAAGTAGCCAAAGAACTGGGGAGGGACATCAAGGTTCTCGAAAAAAGAAAAGTAAGACCATACGCTCCGTATCAGTTCAACATTGCAATTGACTTTGTTGTGTTTTGA
- a CDS encoding archaeosine biosynthesis radical SAM protein RaSEA: MTFWTNEDNVAGKRGTALYVILPTIGCYRYRIGEACYMCSYPMEAPKASWSQEELIEYFKKALKKIENKKDPIAVRIFTSGSFFDDGELKSETRKRIFSILAEMDNVEEIVVESRSELVRRDAVKELVEIIEGKYFEVAIGLETANDDVADISINKGNTFEDFIRASEIIKEAGANVKTYLLFKPIFLSERDAIEDVKESIKKAAPYTDTFSINVTNIQKGTTYERLWEKGEYRTPWLWSVVEILKWAKENFPEKRILSDPVGAGSKRGPHNCGECDKAVARAIREFSNTQNLEFLKKVKHDCLGEWDYIVSEGILDWQLQLW; this comes from the coding sequence ATGACGTTTTGGACAAACGAAGACAACGTTGCCGGGAAAAGAGGGACTGCTCTTTACGTTATCCTGCCTACAATCGGATGTTATAGGTATAGAATCGGGGAAGCATGTTACATGTGTTCCTATCCTATGGAAGCCCCCAAAGCCTCTTGGAGTCAAGAAGAGCTTATAGAGTACTTTAAGAAAGCTCTCAAAAAAATTGAGAATAAAAAAGACCCAATAGCGGTTAGGATTTTCACATCTGGGAGTTTCTTTGATGACGGCGAGCTAAAAAGCGAGACCAGAAAGAGAATCTTTTCGATACTTGCGGAGATGGATAACGTTGAGGAGATAGTCGTTGAGAGCAGGTCGGAGCTCGTGAGAAGAGATGCAGTCAAAGAGCTCGTTGAAATTATTGAGGGAAAATATTTCGAAGTAGCCATAGGTCTGGAGACGGCAAATGACGACGTTGCAGACATAAGCATAAATAAGGGGAACACGTTTGAAGATTTTATTCGAGCCAGTGAGATAATTAAGGAGGCTGGAGCTAACGTTAAGACATATTTGCTCTTTAAGCCGATTTTTTTGAGCGAGAGGGATGCCATTGAAGATGTAAAGGAGAGCATAAAAAAAGCTGCCCCTTACACGGATACGTTTTCCATAAACGTGACCAACATTCAGAAGGGAACGACCTATGAGCGGTTGTGGGAAAAGGGGGAGTACAGAACACCTTGGCTTTGGAGTGTTGTTGAAATCCTAAAGTGGGCAAAGGAAAACTTTCCAGAGAAGAGGATATTGAGCGATCCCGTTGGTGCTGGATCAAAAAGAGGGCCTCACAACTGTGGTGAATGTGACAAGGCTGTTGCCAGAGCAATTAGAGAATTCTCAAACACACAAAATCTAGAATTTCTCAAGAAAGTTAAGCATGACTGCTTGGGGGAATGGGATTACATAGTTTCTGAGGGGATACTTGACTGGCAGCTTCAACTTTGGTGA
- a CDS encoding 2-oxoglutarate ferredoxin oxidoreductase subunit delta — protein MADVEVKKDNYLVIGKTETVEISVDTFLCKGCGICVELCPRKVFEWSRELSEKGVHYPIPVHADKCVKCKLCELLCPDFAIAVKW, from the coding sequence ATGGCAGACGTAGAAGTCAAAAAAGATAACTATCTGGTCATCGGAAAAACTGAAACAGTTGAGATAAGCGTGGACACTTTCCTGTGCAAAGGATGCGGCATTTGTGTTGAACTGTGCCCAAGGAAGGTTTTCGAGTGGAGTAGGGAACTTAGTGAAAAAGGCGTCCATTACCCGATTCCAGTGCATGCTGACAAGTGCGTAAAGTGTAAGCTTTGTGAGCTCCTCTGCCCGGATTTTGCAATAGCGGTCAAGTGGTGA
- a CDS encoding nucleotidyltransferase domain-containing protein has product MEKTIINCIKNKIKGDPELMSELYSLILYGSAVRGDFIEGVSDIDFFAVLKGNDEILSSLRRILEDCTKNTGAVEVDLAWEFLENLDDPLNKGVPFKFLTVYQEDFLKNHVVIYGEDITEILPKYKFEELIKWRVTRLLKLSDVNRGNLKMLHITAGEVARLLALLNGAKTLKKEDILEVLQKIKDEDALSIYTSYLNKRNMSFDEEFLRSFIATRCNKILKRLELKTQQSQLQC; this is encoded by the coding sequence ATGGAAAAAACAATTATTAACTGCATAAAAAACAAAATCAAAGGGGATCCCGAGCTTATGAGTGAGTTATATTCTCTGATTCTCTATGGATCAGCCGTGAGAGGAGATTTTATCGAAGGAGTGAGCGACATTGACTTTTTCGCCGTCTTGAAAGGCAATGATGAGATTCTATCCTCTTTGAGAAGAATTTTGGAAGATTGTACCAAAAATACGGGTGCTGTCGAAGTTGACTTAGCATGGGAGTTTCTTGAGAATCTGGATGACCCACTCAACAAGGGAGTCCCCTTCAAATTTTTAACAGTTTATCAGGAGGATTTCTTGAAAAATCATGTGGTCATCTATGGAGAAGACATAACGGAAATTCTCCCCAAATATAAATTCGAGGAGCTTATCAAATGGAGAGTTACGAGACTCCTCAAGCTAAGCGATGTAAATAGGGGGAACCTAAAAATGCTTCATATAACTGCAGGAGAAGTTGCTAGACTGCTCGCTCTCCTTAATGGTGCGAAAACTCTAAAAAAGGAAGATATCCTTGAGGTGCTTCAAAAAATTAAAGATGAAGATGCGCTTTCTATCTATACCTCTTACCTTAACAAGAGGAACATGTCGTTTGATGAAGAGTTTCTGAGAAGCTTCATTGCTACACGGTGCAACAAAATTTTGAAAAGACTTGAACTCAAAACACAACAAAGTCAATTGCAATGTTGA
- a CDS encoding DUF192 domain-containing protein — MLINKTKSRTWNGRVKVADTFFKRFRGLMLKPTIDYALVFILPRETRINASIHMFFMLQSIDVIFLNSSREVVDLKRAHPWRIYVPKESARYIIEAPLGVIDHLRVEIGDEIDWEVEEDKKAIPSPVEALNKLNIKSSNSTISLAEPKPKLKGE; from the coding sequence ATGTTGATAAACAAAACGAAAAGCAGAACCTGGAATGGAAGGGTCAAGGTTGCGGATACTTTCTTTAAGAGATTTAGGGGGTTAATGCTAAAACCCACCATAGATTATGCTCTTGTGTTTATCTTACCCAGGGAAACGAGAATTAACGCCTCAATTCACATGTTTTTCATGCTTCAGAGCATAGACGTCATCTTTCTGAATTCTTCCAGAGAGGTCGTTGATCTAAAAAGGGCTCACCCGTGGAGAATTTACGTGCCGAAGGAAAGTGCTAGATACATAATTGAAGCTCCTTTAGGTGTGATCGATCATCTGAGGGTCGAAATCGGGGATGAAATTGACTGGGAAGTTGAAGAGGATAAAAAAGCGATTCCCTCTCCCGTTGAGGCCCTAAACAAGCTAAATATAAAGAGCTCAAACAGCACGATAAGCCTTGCAGAACCCAAACCAAAGCTCAAGGGGGAATAA
- a CDS encoding ABC transporter ATP-binding protein: MDKLEVTVSFSYGEKQILRDVAFSVKKGELLAIVGPNGAGKSTLLKCLVGILQPRGYVRLNGLELLSLKPKERAKYISYVPQSSVPEFAFTVEEFVELGTYATGGDVEDALRKVGMWERRNELVTKLSGGEYQLLLIARALAQGSTVMLLDEPTSHLDINHALQIMNLLDELRGEKILVSVMHDLNLALNYADRIVVLDNGRIRWSGKPSQLTSDVIEEVYGVKVKIADVEGLRVIVAAK, encoded by the coding sequence TTGGATAAGCTAGAGGTCACCGTATCCTTTTCCTATGGGGAAAAGCAGATTTTAAGGGATGTTGCTTTTTCAGTCAAGAAAGGAGAACTTTTAGCGATTGTAGGGCCTAACGGGGCTGGAAAATCAACCCTCTTGAAATGTCTCGTTGGAATTTTACAACCCCGTGGGTACGTTAGGCTAAACGGTCTGGAGCTTTTGAGTTTAAAGCCCAAAGAACGGGCGAAATACATTTCCTATGTTCCTCAAAGTTCGGTTCCGGAGTTTGCATTCACAGTTGAGGAGTTTGTTGAGCTCGGAACCTACGCGACTGGAGGAGACGTCGAGGATGCGTTAAGAAAGGTAGGGATGTGGGAAAGGAGGAATGAGCTCGTAACGAAGCTAAGTGGGGGGGAGTATCAGTTATTGCTGATAGCGAGAGCTTTAGCACAGGGAAGTACTGTAATGCTGCTCGACGAGCCAACGTCTCACTTGGATATTAACCACGCTCTCCAGATAATGAATCTTTTAGATGAGCTTAGGGGTGAAAAAATCCTTGTGAGCGTTATGCACGACTTAAACCTGGCTCTAAACTATGCTGACAGGATTGTAGTTCTCGATAACGGGAGAATACGGTGGAGCGGCAAACCGTCACAACTGACTTCTGATGTCATAGAAGAAGTTTATGGAGTAAAAGTGAAGATAGCAGATGTAGAAGGTTTAAGAGTGATAGTGGCTGCGAAATGA
- a CDS encoding 2-oxoacid:acceptor oxidoreductase subunit alpha has product MIIRGDEPEQIGLLRKLYPEGNYFMQGDEAIAYGALFAGCRFYAGYPITPASEIAETMARELPKLKGYYIQMEDEIGSLAAVVGASWTGLKSMTATSGPGFSLMQENLGYAIMTETPLVLVDVQRSGPSTGQATKGAQGDFFQARWGTHGDHPIIAISPTSVEDSFWETIRAFNLSEKFRIPVILLADGIIGHTREQIRIPDPEEVELVYRKLPANEEEAKYPFGDVHGDLIPPMPLFGNGYFTHVTGSTHKENGLRDVYTPEVHDRLVRRLHKKIEVHEKEIQKWEEYYTDDAEILLVSWGVSARPSLGAVIEARKRGIKAGLIVPKTVHPFPGKRIKELSKNAHVILVPEMNLGQMILEVQRFVRDEVPLIGVNKIGGVPLTVEEILKEIESSAERSRHRSAD; this is encoded by the coding sequence ATGATAATCCGCGGGGACGAGCCCGAACAAATAGGGCTCTTAAGAAAGCTTTATCCAGAGGGAAACTACTTCATGCAGGGCGATGAAGCCATAGCTTATGGCGCTCTTTTCGCTGGCTGCAGATTTTATGCTGGCTATCCAATAACACCTGCAAGCGAAATTGCCGAAACAATGGCGAGGGAGCTTCCAAAGCTTAAAGGATATTACATTCAGATGGAGGACGAGATAGGGAGCCTTGCTGCCGTTGTTGGAGCATCTTGGACTGGACTTAAGAGCATGACTGCCACATCTGGTCCAGGTTTTAGCTTGATGCAGGAAAACCTCGGGTATGCGATAATGACAGAAACTCCTCTGGTTTTGGTTGATGTTCAAAGAAGCGGTCCATCAACTGGTCAAGCTACAAAAGGTGCCCAAGGGGATTTCTTCCAAGCAAGATGGGGAACCCATGGCGATCATCCGATAATTGCAATCTCCCCAACGAGTGTAGAAGACAGCTTCTGGGAAACTATAAGAGCCTTCAACTTGAGTGAAAAATTTAGAATACCAGTGATTCTTCTTGCCGATGGAATAATAGGGCATACGAGAGAACAGATAAGAATTCCAGATCCGGAAGAAGTTGAGCTTGTTTATAGGAAGCTTCCGGCCAATGAAGAGGAAGCGAAATACCCATTTGGAGACGTTCATGGCGACTTAATACCTCCGATGCCCCTCTTTGGCAACGGCTACTTTACTCACGTTACCGGCTCTACACACAAAGAAAACGGTTTGAGAGATGTTTACACACCAGAAGTTCACGACCGCTTGGTTAGGAGGCTCCATAAAAAGATAGAAGTTCATGAAAAAGAAATTCAAAAGTGGGAGGAATACTACACCGATGATGCTGAGATTTTGCTTGTGAGCTGGGGAGTCAGTGCAAGGCCATCGCTTGGAGCGGTAATAGAGGCTAGGAAGAGAGGAATAAAAGCCGGGCTTATTGTTCCAAAGACAGTCCATCCGTTTCCAGGAAAGAGAATTAAAGAACTCTCTAAGAATGCCCACGTAATTCTCGTGCCTGAAATGAACCTTGGTCAGATGATACTCGAAGTCCAACGCTTTGTAAGGGATGAAGTACCACTCATCGGTGTGAACAAGATAGGCGGAGTTCCATTGACAGTGGAGGAGATTTTAAAAGAAATAGAAAGCTCAGCCGAGCGTTCTCGTCATCGTTCGGCGGATTAG
- a CDS encoding 2-oxoacid:acceptor oxidoreductase subunit alpha codes for MKYPFPVGQVDFIQGDEAIARAAILAGCRFYAGYPITPASEIFEAMSLYMPLVDGVSIQMEDEIASLAAVIGASWTGAKAMTATSGPGFSLMMENLGYAIMTETPLVLVNVQRSGPSTGQPTLAAQGDAMQAIWGTHGDHSLIVLTPATVQEAFDMTIRAFNLAEKYRTPVILLTDAEVGHMRERVYAPHPDELELVYRKLPVNDEEAKYPFGDVHGDLVPPMPIFGKGYRTYVTGLTHDERGRPRTVDAEVHERLIKRIVAKIENNKKDIFDYETYELDDAEIVLVSFGIVARSAMRAVKELRKEGIKAGLLKLNVVWPFDFELIEKIAENAERMYVAEMNLGQVYHLIKEGANGKAEVDLISKIGGEVHTPGEIVERIKNDLR; via the coding sequence ATGAAATATCCGTTTCCTGTAGGTCAAGTCGATTTCATTCAAGGAGATGAAGCTATAGCAAGGGCTGCTATCTTGGCTGGCTGCAGATTTTATGCTGGCTATCCAATAACACCTGCAAGCGAAATTTTTGAGGCAATGTCCCTTTACATGCCCCTTGTTGATGGAGTTTCAATCCAAATGGAAGACGAAATAGCAAGTTTGGCTGCAGTAATAGGTGCTTCTTGGACCGGTGCCAAGGCAATGACCGCAACTTCTGGCCCAGGCTTTAGTTTGATGATGGAGAACCTTGGATACGCCATAATGACGGAAACTCCTTTGGTTTTAGTAAATGTCCAAAGAAGCGGTCCTTCAACAGGCCAACCTACTCTGGCAGCTCAGGGAGATGCAATGCAGGCTATATGGGGCACTCATGGCGATCACAGCTTGATAGTTCTAACCCCAGCAACGGTTCAAGAGGCCTTTGACATGACAATAAGGGCGTTTAACCTTGCGGAAAAGTACAGAACTCCAGTTATACTTCTTACTGATGCTGAAGTGGGACATATGAGGGAGAGAGTCTACGCTCCACATCCAGATGAGCTTGAGCTTGTTTATAGGAAGCTTCCGGTTAATGATGAAGAAGCGAAATACCCATTTGGAGACGTTCACGGTGACCTAGTTCCTCCAATGCCAATCTTTGGGAAAGGATACAGAACATATGTTACCGGCTTAACGCATGACGAAAGAGGAAGGCCTAGAACAGTTGATGCCGAGGTTCATGAAAGGCTCATAAAGCGCATAGTTGCCAAGATAGAGAACAACAAGAAGGATATCTTTGATTACGAAACTTACGAACTGGATGATGCAGAAATAGTCCTGGTAAGCTTTGGAATTGTGGCGAGATCTGCTATGAGAGCTGTAAAAGAACTCCGCAAGGAGGGGATAAAAGCTGGACTGCTCAAGCTTAATGTCGTCTGGCCTTTCGACTTCGAACTTATAGAAAAAATCGCAGAAAATGCAGAAAGAATGTATGTAGCAGAGATGAACCTTGGACAAGTATATCACCTCATCAAGGAGGGCGCCAATGGAAAGGCCGAAGTTGATCTCATAAGCAAGATAGGCGGCGAAGTTCACACCCCCGGAGAGATAGTGGAGAGGATTAAGAATGATTTGAGGTGA
- a CDS encoding 2-oxoacid:ferredoxin oxidoreductase subunit beta, translated as MAKQIYTKYKMAKYLRKEALPTALCPGCGGGTVLNAFANAIDQLKIDPRDLVVVSGIGCSAWIASPYFLADTLHTTHGRAIAFATGVKVGLPDKKVVVISGDGDLAGIGGNHLIHAARRNIDITVILVNNFIYGMTGGQVAPTTPFGAITTTTPYRNIEHPLNISETVASAGASYVARWTTFHVYQLIESIKKALSVKGFSLVEVVSQCPVQFGRRNKMKTPAEMLRWFSKNSVPLSKAKNMSPEELEGKIIIGEFVNREKPEFAEELNKLIDEVAQHYALGGEDAD; from the coding sequence ATGGCAAAACAGATTTACACGAAGTATAAGATGGCTAAGTACCTCCGAAAGGAGGCGCTTCCAACTGCACTTTGTCCCGGGTGTGGCGGCGGGACTGTGTTAAATGCCTTTGCAAACGCCATAGATCAGCTGAAAATAGACCCGCGTGACTTAGTTGTTGTGAGTGGGATAGGATGTTCAGCGTGGATAGCTTCACCTTACTTTCTAGCAGATACACTTCACACCACCCATGGGAGGGCAATAGCGTTTGCAACGGGTGTTAAGGTCGGCTTACCGGATAAGAAAGTAGTTGTCATAAGTGGAGATGGAGATCTGGCTGGAATTGGGGGGAATCATCTTATCCATGCCGCAAGAAGAAACATCGACATCACAGTGATTCTGGTTAACAACTTTATATACGGAATGACCGGCGGGCAAGTAGCTCCTACGACTCCTTTTGGTGCAATTACAACCACAACGCCTTATAGAAACATTGAACATCCATTGAACATCTCTGAAACCGTTGCCTCTGCTGGAGCTTCCTACGTTGCCAGATGGACTACATTTCACGTTTATCAGCTCATAGAGAGCATAAAGAAAGCATTGAGCGTTAAAGGGTTCTCACTTGTGGAAGTTGTTTCTCAATGTCCCGTGCAATTCGGAAGGAGAAACAAGATGAAGACTCCAGCTGAAATGCTCCGCTGGTTTTCAAAGAATTCAGTACCTCTCAGCAAAGCTAAGAACATGTCCCCAGAAGAGCTTGAAGGCAAGATTATCATTGGAGAATTCGTGAATAGGGAGAAGCCAGAGTTTGCCGAGGAGCTTAACAAGCTTATTGATGAAGTTGCCCAACACTACGCCTTGGGTGGGGAAGATGCAGATTAG
- a CDS encoding 2-oxoacid:ferredoxin oxidoreductase subunit gamma gives MQIRLAGIGGQGVVLAGIILGEAAAIEGLNVVQTQDYGSQSRGGHSIADLIISKEPIYDLIVTKADVLVALAQLGYDSTKDSLREGGLLIIDTDLVKPDREYIGAPFTRLAEEKTGLALTVNMVALGYLVAKTNIVKKESVEKAIRRRVPKGTEEINLKAFRIGYEEGLK, from the coding sequence ATGCAGATTAGGTTAGCTGGCATTGGAGGACAGGGGGTTGTTCTTGCGGGAATAATTCTTGGAGAAGCAGCTGCTATAGAGGGGCTTAACGTTGTCCAAACCCAAGATTACGGTTCTCAGAGCAGGGGAGGACATTCAATAGCTGATCTTATAATTTCAAAGGAGCCAATCTACGATTTAATTGTCACAAAAGCTGATGTCCTTGTTGCCCTTGCTCAACTTGGCTACGACTCTACAAAAGACTCTCTTCGCGAGGGTGGGCTTTTGATAATTGACACTGACCTCGTGAAACCCGATAGGGAGTATATAGGGGCACCGTTTACGAGACTTGCCGAAGAAAAAACGGGCCTGGCTTTGACAGTTAACATGGTTGCTCTTGGATATTTGGTTGCAAAAACAAACATCGTGAAGAAAGAGAGCGTTGAGAAGGCCATAAGGAGAAGGGTTCCCAAAGGGACTGAGGAGATAAACCTGAAGGCTTTTAGGATAGGTTATGAGGAGGGATTGAAATGA